A region of the Chaetodon trifascialis isolate fChaTrf1 chromosome 7, fChaTrf1.hap1, whole genome shotgun sequence genome:
CAAAtttctgcatttaaaatgttacttaagGAGTAGCCAGTTAGtattatcagaaaaatgtactcACGGTATTAAAAGCAAGCACGTACATACTGCCAATATTTCATCATGTTGTCGTTTCATCGATGACAACGCATCATTTTCTCACACGTTAATCTATAAAGTAGCTACAGCTATAATATAAATTTCACTCTAAATTTTCGAGCATAATGTAACTGAAAGTTATACAAAtgtaagtacttttactttgtaaCACGCCATCActggagacacagagcagacatATGTAAACAAGTCCTTTAAGGCCTGTTTGATGTGGGATTAATGTCTACAGAGGAAATAAACGCATCAACTCAAGCGAACAAAAATGGAGCGCAGCCGCCAGCCaagaagcaaacacagcaaCCTCTGACAacaagagagagggggggagaagACCGGGACCAACCTTTGGATGCTGAGCTCAGTAAAACCAACACGAAGGCggtggagcagaggagagccCGAGTGGAGCCCATTGCAAACTGGAAAGCGTCTGTGCTGTACTGTTTTTTCCGCTGCTGCTGGCagggacagagagcagaggccGCCCAGGAAGACACGCCGGACGGGGCAGCGCGCAGACAGGCCCGGTAATTGGTCCaacagaggctgcagtgctgtcCGTCTGAGAGCGCAACACCGCCACCGGGCAAACTGTTTTTATGGTTGTTGTGGGGTTTCAGTGGGGATGAGGCGGGgtgagggaaagagggaggggaggaagttTTTTAACATGACTCATGAGGGATCCGCACAGATCCTGGGTGCTGTTAGGGTGCTCTTAAATTATGGTTTCGGCTTTGGTAACAGCTCGCAAAGCCCGAGCGCGTAATTAAACCGTTACTCATTGCCCTGCCATTAAGCCCAGCTGTTAATTATCACCTACTGATTGAGCCAATCAGCAGCTCTTACTGAAACACATAAACAAGTCGTGCAAGGTAATTATTGGACAAATTGCACGGTTTCGTCACTTAAGTAATTCAAAGTGAATCATTATTTTGTTAGCAAAATTTTCTTGTACGTAGTTGGTAGTCTTTCACAAATAGTAAATATTTAGcaaattaaatgtatttgtttggatgATTTCTTACAATATCTACCAAAAAGACATATGTCTGTTaatctgaaaacaacaacactatGGTATTTCAAATGTTGGAATTCCCCTTTAACAAAACgatgatgtttttattctgcCCTACTTATCAAACCTATGAAACTGCTACTATGTTATCTCAGCCTCAGTTTGGGTCCAGGGTTATTATGGCCTCACCGATTCCAGTCTGAAAGACTGACTGTGACCTCCACACAATCCCTCCCACCAAGTTATCGTAAAAAGCCAAATCAGACCTGAGAAGAACtccctgtgcagctgcagactgtgATTTGATTAGTTTCCAGGGTTTGCTCTCTATAGGCCGCAGCTCAAACTGGTAGGATTATCCTGCCTTTGCTGCTCTGCCCACAGCTCTTTCCCATCATATACAGTAGATATCAGGATCAAAGGTTTCGGTTGGTGGTTGTGAGGGATGGGGGTCCGGAAACTGTTCAGAAGTGTTTGTCCTGGGTAGAAATTCCCCCGAGAGGTCAGATGGCTAAGAATGGCAAACAAACCCTGTCATGGCTGcaactctctctccctctcttgtgcTCTGGACAAAGAGGGCTGCTGTTTGTCATGAAAGTAATGAGACAATCAAATGCAACAGATTGAGCTTCCTTTAAGGCCGTAAGGCTGCTGAAAACTGGTTTTATGTTCAAAATATGAGCATGAGTTGACAGTGCAGACTGCCAGGGTTTGATTACAACATTTTGGCCAGTTTCTGACTGTTTTCCTCCACTGTCAGGAGTGAAAAATCAAGTGAGGTCATCTCCATGTCTGCATCGTCTTTACCAGCAAAAGTATCAtatgagaaaaagagaagaaaccactggaaaaaaattaaaaggaGGCTCCCACTCCTTGGATTACTGTGGGTGTAATAGTTGCCACCAGTGGGGAGAAGGCATTAAATAAACAGAGTGGCTCTGTAGCTGTCCTCTATCTGACATGAGAGAAAGAACTGTTTACCTGATGTCTTTCCAAACCAAACTGaaatacaaaagcaaaaatcacTGCATATGGAAGTTGTTTAGCGAGTTTGCCTTTTAGCAACCAACCGCACACAGAATGAGATAAAAGCTCTACTAGTTTTTTAGCAGGACTTGAGGTACATTTAACCTAAGCTCTTTGTGACTTTTGGTAGGAAAATTTCATCTTTACCACATCCACAGTCTTTTAATTTGCGTCCTCTTAACTTGGTTAGCAACAGTTTCTGTTTGACAACCTGATGACAACTTTCCATTGCCGGAGTCTGCAGAAGGGTCATCCACAATGACTAATATTTCCTTTATGtgaagtgctgcagctgcagtcccACAGTACGGTGCTGGGACTATGTCTGGATGTTGTTCAATATGCTGATGAGGATGATAAATCGTCACGTCAGAGCTATGACTCTCTGCTGTGACTAAACTGTATTTTGCTTAGTtaaggtttttcttttcatacatAACAGGAGCTCTTCTTTCTTGCATGTCTCGTTTTTATGTAACTGTTCATATTacacatcgttttcaaaaacaaagttaCCACACCTTGGTGTCACAGCTTCAGCAGTTTATTAGAAGATTTACATGTAATTATATTCATGATAATCTCAGCCTTTCCAATAACAGGGAGGACTACATGTGGACACACAGTATTTAATGCTGAAACCTCTCGTCATTTCCTCTTTACGCACGGCTTTATTCAAAGATATGTCAAGGAAACAAAACATATGCAAGTTAatctgaaaaaaggaaaagtttgcACACAGAGGGGGAGACCTCTACAGTATctccacatttttttaattgatttttctttttttattttctaaattttTTTCAAAGCTTAAAAGACATGAAAGCCTGTGAGGATTTACTCAAACACAAAGGGTAACATTTTAGAGATACTGTTGGTTTGTGGGAGTTATTCGTCAATGTGTGACAACATTCACCTGAGGGGAAACATTTCTCAAGAGACATACAGACACAAGAAGGCAGGTTGCCTCTTGTTTTGTTGGGTGTGTTTAGCACtgaatacagtatgtacagtatgtctgaaGTTGCCACAGTGACGAAAACCAAGTCAACCGCCATTTGACCTTCTGATGTCTTTCTGTTGTTCATGGTTTGTCAGGAATACTTGTTATGCAATATATTAACCTTTAAATATCTAACATTGGTGAAAGAGTATAACTCAACGATGACGTTGAGCTGGGAGCAATGAGTGTGAGCTGCAGCCTATTGTGCAGGCTCCTGCATGACTGAGAGTGCCTCTGGCTGGTTTGGGAACAACTGGTTGTCACTCCGGAGAATGAGATAATTGCACACAGCTAACATTTTATCAGCTTCCCCTTGTGCACTATTGCCTCTCTGATCCTCGGCCGCAAGCAAGCACATGCACTGAAGCAACGCTGCCGCCCAAATCTTTCTCTTTAGTGGGGAAAACACTGAGAGAGGCAATGATTGCTCACAAACTGGCATTGAGCATAAGGAGTAAATTGGCTGTGTACATACTTAGCCATGTTTAGGTGAAATTAGGAATTTTTGGGACATATCGAACGCAGGAATAGACACTGGAAAAGTGGATTGTGTAATGCTGATTATATTATGAAATCATATATGATCATTACTTTGATTGTCTGCTACTTCGCTCCTGGAATGTGATGTTTACTTCTCACGGGGAGAAGCACGATAAGGGCCTGGGTTTGTTTAGCTCTGCCTGCACATTTGCTGTTACTGTGTGATTCACTCCTTAAGTCTTAACCTGGTCAAATTGTGCAGAGACAAACAATGGAACCGTTCACAGCgttcacaaacattttaagGTCCTATTTTAATTCTACAGCCGGTCAGTGTTTTATACTCTGAAGACAGATTTTAGGTGGGCTATGATTGTTTCAGCTGATTGTGAGTGTCCTGCCTCTTTGAATCTGCGCGTCTGAACACACGGTAACTGCAGCTGGCAGAGTTACAATAGCACATCCTGAGAGAAAATGAGTCCCACTGACAAGGTACTGTCAAAAAGCAACAACATACATGTTTCCTTGGAATAATGAAAATAGTTTTAAGCTATCAAAAGATTGAAATTTATGCTTGACACAActaactacaaaaaaaaagactctgCTGGGACTCGTGTAACATTTAACACACTACGATTACTGtgcttttctcatttattttcattattagaAAAATAGATTCTGTCAGGAAGAAATTATGAAATTTAAGTGTGCGCATGTGTCTTTGCATATTCTAGGGAATCATCGGTGAGTGGTCCcaggcagcagctctgcctcagaGGCAAACAGCTCCTTGTAGAGGGGAGGGAACAGAGAgtgagcagtgagtgggtagCGCTGACTGAACCAGCGCAGCTTCTCCGTGTGCAGACTGCACAGTGAGCGCAACACTGCCATCCTCTGgtacagctgcagagaggacacagacacagtcaaaATCCATTCTCTACTGCAGCGAGGGACATGCAGATCAAATAATAATGTtagtgttttcttctttaaacAGAAAGCATCTGCTCTATAATGAGACATGTACCTTGTGCATTAGATTTTCCTGGTTGTCTCTGTGTAGAATGTGTGTGAGTCCTAACTCCACGCTTCTTTGCACTCCCTGAACCCTGCCTCTATCCTCCAGACACGGTCGCTctgcacagaaagacaaaaaataaaaaataaaaaggatttaTTTTTAAGAAGAGTACACTTCACTATAGGCACACATCATGCTACATTCATGTGAAGGTTCTTGGATGGCAGTCAAATAGTCAAAAATTGTGTCCTATGTGTTTTTCCAAACACCTTTTTCCTTGACCTCAAAAAGGACTTAGGAAACCGCAGCACTAAGAGAATTCCACAACATGTACACTAATCATGCAAAGGTGGATGACCTATTACTTCATTACTAAGGttggaaattaattaaaaacaggaaTACAGGTAACCGATGGATGCAGGATGTTGAGGCGGCTGCAGCACCCCCTAAATCCAGGCATTAGAGAGAGAACTGTGGTTTATACTGTGGTTTATAAGTGACGTGCATGAactacactgcagactggaaTCTCTGTTAACAGTGACAGATGGACGGATAGTGACTGTGTTTAGGCTCTGCTCATCTCCTCTATGAGACATCTGTATCCTCACTGTACTGAACTATGATGAGCTGGTCGTGGGTCACATCTCTCGCCCTCGTCCAggctctgtctctccctcttcatctctctgcagtTCTCATTCTTAGTTCCATGTTGTTGactgtgtggctgctgtggctgcGCTGTACATCTCATCATTCTTATGTTTCAACCatgttgaaataaaaacatcattttacTTAAAAAGTCCCAGACTGCTTTCTCTTGAAAGACAGACTGTGTTATGGTTAATGCTGATTATGATGAGATTATGAGCCGATGCATATAATAGCTTGTGAACCACCACACACCTCAGCTTTGAAATGTTGACTTGATTGTGCTGTGAACTTACAAGCTGTGGATATGTAATGTGAAATATTGATTCGTGAGTGTTACAATTGCATTAAATGTTGCTGCCACGTGGAATTGTGGGATGGCGTtatcttctttcctttttttaaaggaTGATCCAGTGTATTCAATGATAAAGGAGATGCAAAAGGAAGCACTGAAGCAGCTCTTATCATGGCTGCCACTCAGAAACATCCATGTGACTTCACTCAGGAACCTTCCTAAGCAAAAAAGAGTATTCAACTGCAAAACTGGTCCATTGTGTGGCCTTTTACTATCACCATGTCTATTTACAGCCACTGGGGGGCAGAAGGGTTATTTGAGCGGGaatgactaaatgaatgaatgaaaccacTAACATGATGAATATCTTAACTTTTTGGTCTGAAAGATGTCTGTGATGCACTGACTACATTTAGTCATAAAGAACCATCAATGtaaatctgaaaatgatgtCTGAGTTTGGGATGGCCCTAAAAGTTGACAAAACAGTCAGTGAGAACAGTCTTCAATGACCAAATTTTCATTTGTcagtcacataaaaaaaaaaaaaaaaccctgacaCTCAAGCATTATGAGGATACAGACCTCTTCTCTTGAAACAAAGAAGTCACTAACTGCAGCTCGCTTAAGTCATGAAACAAACATAGCCCCTGATTGAAATATGTTGTTTATCCTGCTGGTAATCAATTGAAGTGTCCTCCCAAAATGCTACATAACTGAGAACCCTGTGAGTTAATCTTACCTGTGTTGATCAGCACCAGAGCACTGAAGAGTGCAATCTGTTGCTCAGTGAGCTTCAGGGCACACATGCCATGAGCAAAATCAAACACCGCTGTGATTAAATCACCACATGCTGCAAGAAAAGAAACCACAGAGCAGTGATAAACCAGCAAATTTATCTGTTGTGCACAATTGCAAATGGTTTCTGAACTGCTTTTGTGCTTCGGTCCTCACCCAAAGACTTGAAGATTTCAGCTCCAGCAAATTTCCCATCGAAGAAGACagtgttgttctctgtgttgAAGAACCGACTCATCCTGACCAGGACCACCTCCATGGAGCCTGagtgaggaaaggaggaaatggGATAAGTTAGGAAGAGGGAGATTGAAAGCATTTTAGATTGTGATTGAATGTCCTTACTTATAAGAGAAGGGTAAACTCACCAGTCTTCAGCAGAGCAATCTGGTCGTTCTGGCTGAGATTACGGAAGCCTGGGATGTGTTTTGCGAACTCTACCACATACTGCACGGCATCAGTCAGTCGGATGGCACAGTGCTGCCACATCTCATCCACTGACTGAAAGCAAGACTTTATTTGTAACAAGTGCTTTTGCAACATAACATTCAAATCAAAATTTTAACTCATCCCACATAAACTGTCCTAGCCTTTCAGTCTACTGCTCTTCCTCCAATTTTGCATACCAAGTTTCTGTATTTCATctctttatttactgtaattagATATTATAGCATATGTACTGCTGGAAAGCAATTTTTTTGAGGATTTTTGACTTTAAATTGAGCATAAGCTTCCTGTGTGATCaaaaaggggggaggggggacttttcagttttctttctgaTTAATCAAAAGTAGCCTTATCCTAAAGCCAtctaaaatgtcttgttttgttttgagacCGTCTGAGTACAGTCACGCAAATGCAACAGTAAGCCTGAGAAGCAATTAACAGCCATCAGGTTGGTATACTTTGCTCTGGTAGGCTTGgatctcctctctgctgaacaGTTTCCATCTGagagcctgcagctcctccattcTGTACTGGCTGGTCTCTCTGTGGGAACGCATGATGCTGGCACACAGctcatctgaaaaaaaaaacaagaaagactCTTAAATGTTAAAATTTACAGCAGCCTTAGATGCATGTCAGCCCACTGTGCAAAGGTTTGCTGACCTATATTTCTCAGAGAGTGAGGATAGAGGCTGTAAGGATCCTCCAGAGGGTTGTAGGGATGAATGGCCATCAGCTCATGAGACGACTGTCTGGAGTCAAATCCTAACACGAGGaacagagatgatggagaaTGAGGAATAAGCAGAGGGGGATGAAGAGAACAGCACACAGTGAAGTGTGTACACACGAGAGCCTCACCTCTTATGTCGGGGTGTCCGCTGTTGTCCACCCTCCCCTGGGATCTCGATGTGGGAGAGATGCTGGAGCCCCGGAAGATCATACCCGACACCTGCGACTCATTCGGGGAGCACACCAGGTAAGGGTGAACATCAGCGGTGTAAGTGAGCAGCTCGGCCTCCCCACCAAAGGAGTAGGTTGTGGGCTGAAGGAGCTGTGGGGAGCGGTCTTGACGGGCCTTGGTGGGGAAGGACAAGACGGACTGGGCGTCtccctgaagctgctgctgttgctgctgctgctgtcggtGCCTCTCCACTTCCGCGATCAGAGAGTCCCGTTGACGTTTGGACATCCGGCCAAACTtcacagctgaggaggacaaaaaattaacacaggaaaataaacaaatgctgTGGGTAATGCAGTTTGCAGTTTTTACAGCGTGGGCGTGCTTGGGTCTCACCATCTCTACTCATGCCCTGTGCCAAACACTTCTGCAGACGGCAGTGTTGGCAGCGGTTGCGGCTGGCCCGGTCGATCTGACAGTTGCTCTGCCTGGAGCAGGAGTAGGATACAGTCGGCAGCTGGCTGCGCCGGAAAAAGCCCTGAGGAGAGGGTACCGTCGCGTTAATTTTTGAGGCAGATGCCAGTATTGACTTTTGAGAAGGATCTCAGCACtctttttattatattatagaTTTTTTATCATTACTCTTAAAAtgtattatcatttatttaccACTTACACATTTGCAGTAGCCTTGGCACATTCATATTTGCACATTGTactatgattattattatggcTATGTTATTAAGCATTTTAtccctctgtctcactgtggttagcttagcttatcgTCTCAGGAGGAAATGGCTCGCCTGACTCTGGCAACCATCAGAGAGTCCGAGAAGTAACATTTGCTGAAGAAACAGTTTGACACACAATCATCTGTAAAACCACAGTGTGTTGTTTTAACAcactgagctttagaggtgctggtaggagGATCTTattacttttggacagagcaaGGCTAGCTGTTCGCCCTTGTTTCCAtactttatgctaagctaagctaagctaacggctgCTCCCTGGAGCTTCATATTgaatggacagacatacatgaACATGGTATCAATCTCCTCATCTCTTTGCAAGAGAGCAAAGCTTACTGCTCTCAATGTTGAACAGTTTCTTTAATACTGATGTCATGGATATTTGTACAGTGAGTATGTGTCGGATGCTGTCACCTCACCTTGCAGCCCTCACAAGTGATGACTCCATAATGCACTCCTGAGGACTTATCACCACAGATCTTGCATGGGATAACTTCAATCTGGGCTAAACAGACATAGAAGCAAAAGAATTAATAAGCAAAGAAGAAGTAGGTTTGTATGTCAGCTCAAAGATACTTGATCAAGCCCAAGATCAATAGATTGATCAGTCCTGTGTAGCCTGGATTTCTTATTTGGCACATCAGCACTTTCTAAGGTCAATAGAATCAAACAATAACAAATTTCTCATGTTTTCAATTCATGGATCATTTTAATATCCAATAAAACATCAATTTTAACCTCTATAGCACACAGCTTGTCActgcaaatgtaaaatatggCAGCATCATAATGACGCTGCATATTTTCACCCAAAGAAATAAACTGGAAAGTAATTCCCACTGTGAGAACTCAATGCTGTACTTCCCCTCAAACATCTATCAGTGGTTGTGTGACCGGAGAAAACCAAAGGTATTTTCCTCCAACAACACCTCCTGTCTtaataataaatgaacaaaataacatcaaatacGCAAGGAGAGAGTGTTCTGAGGATGTGGAATATTTGCAAATGGAGAAAGGCGTAAAATATGAAGGTGTCAACCTCAGAGTGCTTTTAAGTGGTTGACTGGCTTCTCTTTCACTCTGACTGGCCCtctttcatgtcatttctttctctgtgaaTCCTTCTCTGTCTCGCTCATAAAGGACACAGCTGCCAGTAATGTACATCACTGCCAGTAACGGCCATCCCCCTCTCGCCTCCCCCCATCTGATCTCTGTGAGCTCTCACGCCCCTCAATCTTTTTGCTCAGTGGCGATTTTTGTGAGAATCAAAGCTGATTTGATATATTGCAGTAAGCATATGTCATCTTGTTGAGAGGTGTGAGCAGTTTCACAGCATGTCCTGACAAACACGTCTCCAATACAATTCTAGAGGACTGTGCATCGTGTATTGCATAATTCACATCGTCTAACATATTTATAGTAACACTGAATGATGACACACAATCAGGAAGCAGAGCATACCGTGTTGACcttttgttatttctttctAATGCTGAAAAAAAATTTCTTTTTATCTATTCCTACcatctcctctcttccttccacAAATGCACTGACAGTGTGATTGTTACATCTGCGCGTTGATGCTCATTTGCAGTAGTATTTCCGTGCATAACTGTGTCAGATTTGTTCAcgagtgtgtgttagtgtgtcagtgtgtgcccTCTTTATCTGGTGCCACAGGGATCACCTGAAGGCTCCTGAGGAGGACAACCGCTCTGAGGTATAAAACACTCTTTAAATGTAGATGTGGAATACGGGCATGTatgatgaagcagaaatacTCACTGCACAACCATTGAGATTGCAGTTGGTGCTAACAGAGCTGACTGATTAACTGTACTGTAGGACTCACCATGATAAGGATAAGTGTATTTCACAGATTCAACAAGGAACTGACTATATAAGACAAGAGGATGATTCGGTCCAAAGGAACCACTCAACAGAAACACTTCTCTGAAAGCTTCATATCACATATCATTATATTGCTTGTTTAGTAAAATAAAGATACTAAGCTGTGTCTATTATTGCTTTTCTGTCAGCAGTGCAGGGTAGGCGGAGAGTGGTCTCTGTTTTTCAGTTCTGATTGTCAACCTCAAACAACAGGAAATCCACTGTGACCCACAACCTTTCACTGTTCATACACGcatacatgcactcacacacactaacacacagacatcacacacacagatcctccAATAACTTTCCATGCAGCCATAACTCTGATAACTCTTAAGTAAGGTTACATTAACAGCAGGTCAGTAAAGCAGCTTTAGGTCAAATTATGATTAAACTAAAAGAACACCGGAAAAACAGTGTCTATGGTCTGGCTTTGGCCTCACAGCAGGCAACTGATaggaacctttttttttgtctcacccTGGTATCTGAGGCCACAGGCGTTGACCAATCAAACCAGCatctctggtgtgtgtgtatgtgtgtgcatggatgtgagagatagaaatacagaaaaagaacTAAACCACCTCTATTCCTTCCATTAGTGTCTTTGTCAGTGACAGAGCGGGGGTTATTGTGTCTAGCATGCAataaaaccctgattccaaacagcaataaaaacagaattcgATTGCAAATGAACCGTGTTCTTGAGCTCATGtactaatatcctttatacaaagGTTAAAGCTTAAAGCAGCCCAGAAAATCATCGGCtgccctctcccctccctgatGGACATCTACTCGTCCCGCTGTCTCACCAGAGCAAATAACATCATCAAGGACAGTTCCCACCCTGGTTCCACCCTGTTTGACCTGCTGCCCTCAGGAAGACGTTACAGGTGCATCGggtccaaaacaaacagactcaaGAACAGTTTCTTTCCCAAAGCCATCACCACTCTGAACTCACATATGCACTGACATCAATCCCTTGGTCTACCTTTACCACAAATGTGCAATACTCCCTATTGGAGAAATACAATATGTTATGCTGTGCATTATATTGTACTGTGTACATAacttgctttttttattttgcttcttctACTTTTATATattattgtgtatttattgtaccttttgcactgaaggagctgctctgcATTTCATTATACATGgtataatgacaataaaggcattctattctattctattctattctattctattctattctattctattctattctattctattctattctacaatcatgtgttcacaaagtggtgaacctcgctccatccttgctggtgaatgactgagcctttccaggatgcccctgtcatacccaatcatgacactatcacctgttaccaatgagcctgtttatctgtggaatgatccaaacaggtgtttttggagcactcaactttcccagtctttagttgctcctgtcccaactagtttgaaacatgttgcagcagatatttacaaaaatcaagttgatgaggtaaaacattgaatatattgtctttgtacagtTTTCAGTTGAGTGCATGgcaaaaaggatcagcaaattATTACATtgctttattaatgttttacacagcgtccaaagttttttggaatcagggttgtataagAGCACGCTTGTTttacaaatacatgcacactgAAATTAAAACTGCACTTTTTTTACTGCCTAATGCCTAAATAGCTTATGTTGGTTCACCCTCATGTGGTCTGCTCAACAGCTCAGCATGACCCAATTAATAAGGGTTTTGGGTTAAAAAGTAATTTTTACTGTAGGTCTTACGTGCTTCTGTGCACGATACTGTTCATCAGTAAAATTcttccacttcttttcaatatctacatgttgcccctagctcagattatggagcatcataatattcttatacttacgcagatgatacacaactttatatttctgtgtcatcacatgactacagtcccttactttcactgagtgagtgtattcatcaaatcaatgagtggatgtgccagaattttcttcagcttaatgcagataaaacagaagtgattatatttggccccaaaaatgaaaggtcaaagatcagtgctcaccttaattccatgtcactgacaaaaatagataaaatcagaaatcttggtgtaattattgattctgacctgaattttaacaaccatttaaagctgattaccaaatcagcctactaccacctgaaaaatataaccagaattaagggatgtctgtccaaagaagacatggaaaaacttgttcatgcattcattcattttcagtaggttggactattgcaatggagtctttactggcctaaacaaaaaaacaattaggcaactacagctgattcaaaatgctgctgcacgagtccttacaaacaccagaaaaatggaccatatcacactcagtcctcagatcactacactggcttcctgtgagtcaaagaatagactttaaagtcttactgttggtctacaaagcattaaatggtctaggaccaaaatattttctggatttattaactccacatgaagtatccagacccctcaggtcatcagggacagatctattgtgtgttcccagaatcagaaccacacaaagtgaagcagctttcagttatgctcgtcacctgtggaacattctccctgcacacctgaggtctgcaccaactgtcagctcatttaaatcagggttgaaaacattattatttgctaaagctttaacttaaagtaaatatatttgctcaattattttaatcattctaaatgctaaattattgtcttttactggcttctgtttttaattttcctttaattgtattttatttttatttttatattctcttctaatctctttctttttttctttctttctttctttctttctttctttctttctttctttctttctttctttgaaatgtatgattttaatgtatttttatgcttctgtaaagcactttgaattgcttagtgtatgaattgtgctatacaaataaatttgccttgcctaaAATGTAGCTTCATTTGCTCCCCAGTCTCATGATTTACTCTCGACAAACAAAGCCTCAATATCTTATATTTCAACTGTTTTCCAGTAACACCGCACAGTATGATACCAACcataaacacagcacacaaagcTGCATTAAC
Encoded here:
- the rorc gene encoding nuclear receptor ROR-alpha A isoform X5 encodes the protein MMRAQIEVIPCKICGDKSSGVHYGVITCEGCKGFFRRSQLPTVSYSCSRQSNCQIDRASRNRCQHCRLQKCLAQGMSRDAVKFGRMSKRQRDSLIAEVERHRQQQQQQQQLQGDAQSVLSFPTKARQDRSPQLLQPTTYSFGGEAELLTYTADVHPYLVCSPNESQVSGMIFRGSSISPTSRSQGRVDNSGHPDIRGFDSRQSSHELMAIHPYNPLEDPYSLYPHSLRNIDELCASIMRSHRETSQYRMEELQALRWKLFSREEIQAYQSKSVDEMWQHCAIRLTDAVQYVVEFAKHIPGFRNLSQNDQIALLKTGSMEVVLVRMSRFFNTENNTVFFDGKFAGAEIFKSLACGDLITAVFDFAHGMCALKLTEQQIALFSALVLINTERPCLEDRGRVQGVQRSVELGLTHILHRDNQENLMHKLYQRMAVLRSLCSLHTEKLRWFSQRYPLTAHSLFPPLYKELFASEAELLPGTTHR